Sequence from the Aromatoleum petrolei genome:
AACGGACGGGTGCCGAGATAGGCTTCCTTCGGCGGCGTCGGGCCGGCGTCCGGGTCTTCCGGCAGCACCGGTTTCTGCGTCACCACCATGCCGCGCAGGATCGCGCCGGTGATCGAGAAGCCCAGCTCCGGCGAACGCGCCGAGTTGGCATAGACGCGGCCGTAGGTGTTCTCGAAGGCCTCGATGATCTGGTTCCAGTCACCCGCCGTCGCCGCGGTGGACACCGGGGAGACGATCTCGAGATCGTTCAGCTGGCCCATGTACTGCATCTTGTAGCCGGGGATCAGCAGCACGTCTTCCGGCTTGTAGCCGTTGATCACGAACTCGTCGATGACCTTCACCGCCAGCTCTTCCCAGGCTTCCTGAAGGCTGGCGCAGGCCGCGGCCTTCTCCGCATCGCTGGCAAACTGCGCGACGCCGAGATCGACCGACTTGTCATAGCGATACTCGAAGTCCGCGCACGCGCAACCGAAGGCCGAGAAACCCGCCGCCCACGCAGGCACGACCACGTCCTTGAAGCCCACGCCCTCCGTGTAGCCGTAGGTATGCACCGGCCCGGCGCCGCCGTACGAGAAGCACGTAAACTCCGCCGGGTTGTAGCCCTTGGCACTGATGTTGGCACGCAGATACTCGGACAGCGTCAGGTCCAGCAGCTCGATCACGCCGGCCGCCGCGTCCTCCACCGACAGCCCCAGCGGATCGGCGATCTGCGCCTTGATGTGGTCGCGGGCGCGCTGCACGTCCAGCTTGATCGCGCCGCCGAGGAAGTTGTCCGGGTTCAGGTAGCCCAGCACGACGTGGCAGTCGGACACCGACACCGTGTCCAGTCCGCTTTCCGGCCAGCAGGTGCCAACACGGTAGCCGGCGCTGTCGGGGCCCAGCTTGATCGACTTGCTGTACGGGTCGAGGCGCACGAAGCTGCCCGCGCCCGCACCCACCGAGTCCATCGCCACCAGCGGCAGCGACAGCACCAGGCGCGCCATGTCCGGATCCGACTTGATCGCGAAGCTGCCCTTGGTGATCAGCGCCACGTCGAACGAAGTGCCGCCGATGTCCGAGCACGCGATGTTCTCGTCACCGAGGTACTCGCCCAGCAGCTTCGAGCCGATCACGCCGCCGATCGGACCGGAGACAATGGTGCGCGCGAGCTCCTTCGCCTTCCATGAGATCGTGCCGCCGTGCGTCGCCATCACGCGCAGGTCGAACTTCGCGCCGTGCTTCTTGAAGCGGTCGCTGACCTTCTTCAGCGTCTGGCGCGAGGGCTCGGCGCCATAGGCTTCCAAGATGGTCGTGTTCATGCGGTGGCTTTCCTTGCGCGAAGGGTAGTAGTCCACCGACGCGAACACCGGGATGTCCACCTTGAGCCTCTTCAGCTCGTCCTTGACGACGTCGCGCGCCTGCTGCTCGCTCGCCTCGTTCTTGTGCGACTGCAGCAGGCAGATCACGACCGCCTGCGACCCGGCTTCGACCAGTTCGCGGGTGGCCTGGCGCACCTCGTCCTCGCGCAGCGGGATCACGATCTTGCCCTGCACGTCGGTCCGCTCGGTCACGCCGCGGGTCCGCGACACCGGCACCAGCGGCTCGTCGTAACGGTGGGTGTTGAGGTGGATGCGGTCCTCGAGCGCATAGCCGAGGTAGCTCTGCAGCGCGCGCCCCATCGAGTGAATCTGCTCGAAGCCGCGGTTGCAGATCAGGCCCACGTCGAGGCCCTTGCGCATCAGGATGCGGTTCAGCATCGCGGTGCCGGAATACACGCAGGTGACGAGCTCGGGATACACGTCGTCGACCTCGCGGCCCCAGTGGGCCAGCGCGTCCTGCGACGAGTTGAAGATCGCCAGCGATTCGTCCCCGGGGTTGCTCTGAGCCTTGCCGACGACGAAACGACCGTCGGCGCGCACGAAGAAGGTATCGGTCATCGTGCCGCCGGCATCGATGCCCATCACCTGTACTTGTGATGCTGCCTGTTGGACTTCCATGTTTGTCTCCATCATCTCCTGGATTGTCGAGTCGCCGATGCTGCCGGCCCCCGCGAGTCCTGTTGCAGCGGACGTGCCAGATTCCGGCCGCTGCGATGCAACAGGGCGATGCGCTCGGAAATGAGGGAGAAACGGCGCGCACCTCGTGCGCCGCAACACGAAACGGCACGCGGGACGTACGACCAGAAACTGGATGTCCGTCCGGAAGTCGAACGGACGCACCGGTCACCGGTCAGGGCGTCCGGACGATACGAAACAGGAGAAAAGGGAAGCGGCGGAAACCGTCCGTGTCAGCACGGGCGGCATGACGGCTTCGCCTGGGCGCGGAGCCGGGCAGAGCACGCAGCCCCGCGTGCCGTTCGGAACGGCACAAACGAAAAATGCGAAGCCGCCGGGCTTCGCATTCGTTGTTTACAACCGGAAGAAATTCGTCTTCAAAACGGTTATGCCTACAAAAACTTGTTGTTAGTCAGCTCGATGTGAGTGAGTAAGCCATTTTTGATTGCAGCGACACGATATTATTGTTGGTACTCGTTGCGAAGGATGTGGTTTTCACTGCATATGAGCCCTGCTGGACAGCATTTGTGGGTAGCGTTAGACCGACTCAACGATAGATACCTCTGCCAGGAAACACTCCAACGGGAGGTCCAACGCGACCTTGCGATTGGCCCCCACTTCGGCCGAAGAATGGGGTCACGAACCGCAGTCCGGGTATCATGCCTACGGCACATTTTCCGGGGAACACCGCGGTGAAAACGACTCCACACACAATGGCCGCATTGGTAGCCGTGGTCGGCCTTTGTATGACCGTCCCCCCAGCAGCTTCGCAACCGGCCGCTTCCGTTGGCCAGCCTGCTGTGCAGCCTTCTGCGCAGCCAACGCCGAACCAGGAGGTGAGCCCGCTAACCCGGCACGTATTCGACTCGGCAAACCAAGCTATCAGCGTCACCGAGAAGACAGCGAACCAGACGCTAGCAGTCGCGCAGACGGCAATCAAAGCGGCTGAAACCACCATGAATGAGGTGCGGAGTTCGCAGACGTCCCTGCTTTCCTTCCTAGGCGCCTTCGTGGGGATTCTCACGGCACTGGGCGCCTATCTGGGCTTCAAGACATTGCCCGATTTCGCCAAGGCGCATATTGAGAAGGAACTTAATCCAAAACTCAAGGAGCTCGACGAACGCTTACGACAGCTCGGCAATGTCGACACCAAACACGATGCCACCTTGGCAGCACAGCGGATTAAGCTCGAAACCCTGCAGCGGGAGTTTGAGGCAGTTCGCGCCGAAGGACAGCGCGAAATTGAAAAATTTAAG
This genomic interval carries:
- a CDS encoding hydantoinase/oxoprolinase family protein, which encodes MEVQQAASQVQVMGIDAGGTMTDTFFVRADGRFVVGKAQSNPGDESLAIFNSSQDALAHWGREVDDVYPELVTCVYSGTAMLNRILMRKGLDVGLICNRGFEQIHSMGRALQSYLGYALEDRIHLNTHRYDEPLVPVSRTRGVTERTDVQGKIVIPLREDEVRQATRELVEAGSQAVVICLLQSHKNEASEQQARDVVKDELKRLKVDIPVFASVDYYPSRKESHRMNTTILEAYGAEPSRQTLKKVSDRFKKHGAKFDLRVMATHGGTISWKAKELARTIVSGPIGGVIGSKLLGEYLGDENIACSDIGGTSFDVALITKGSFAIKSDPDMARLVLSLPLVAMDSVGAGAGSFVRLDPYSKSIKLGPDSAGYRVGTCWPESGLDTVSVSDCHVVLGYLNPDNFLGGAIKLDVQRARDHIKAQIADPLGLSVEDAAAGVIELLDLTLSEYLRANISAKGYNPAEFTCFSYGGAGPVHTYGYTEGVGFKDVVVPAWAAGFSAFGCACADFEYRYDKSVDLGVAQFASDAEKAAACASLQEAWEELAVKVIDEFVINGYKPEDVLLIPGYKMQYMGQLNDLEIVSPVSTAATAGDWNQIIEAFENTYGRVYANSARSPELGFSITGAILRGMVVTQKPVLPEDPDAGPTPPKEAYLGTRPFYRHKRWVEAALWKMESLKAGNHIVGPAIIESDATTFVVPDGFETTVDKHRLFHLKEVK